The nucleotide sequence AACCGTGGGCCACCAGTCGAGCATGGGTTGCAGATCGTAGTGGCCGCGGCAGTGGCCGAGCGTGTTGTAAAGCACCGCGCCTGCGCCGTGGTCCTTGAGATACATCACCGGCTGGGTGCCGAGCGCGTCCGCCGCCTCGACGAAGCCGGTGCCCTCCACCGTGCATTCGGTTTCGAGCAGGACGTGCAGGTGCCCGTGGCATTCCATGTGGTAGAGTTCGTCGGTCGTTTCGAACGGCTCGATGCCCTGCGTTAGCGGATGGTCCGGGTCTGCCACGGTCACCGTATAGGGCGCGATCGGGGGGTGGCTGAGGAACTGCGTGCCGAGCAGGTCCATCATCAGCGGCGCCCAGCGCGGCGCGTCCCACAGGCCTGCGTTGGGGCCTTCGGACAGCAGGCGCAGCACCGAATTGGTGCCGTGGAGCGCGTACCAGCGCCCGCCCGCTTGCAGCCAGTCGCGCAAGGCTTCCTGCGCGCCAAGCGAAGGCGTGACATCGCAGGTGTAGGTGATGAGGATGTCAGCCTCGGCAATCGCGGCTGTGTTCTCGTAATCCTCGAACACGCGGGTGCGCACCGATGGGTCTTCGGCCAGCAACTTCAGCAGTTCGAGCCGCGCGAAGTCCATATCGTGCCACACGCCGCCGCAGATCAGCACGCAATTGATGCGTGGTGGGTTCGCTTCTTCGGTCATGCGTTCAGATACTTGTCGAGCGTCTGGTGGAACTGGCGGATGCGGATTTCCTGATAGTCGCCCAAGTTGACCTCGCCGGTCTTGGAGGCGTGGAGGCCGTCCTGCACATAGGGCAGGTTGTCCATGTCCTGTTCGAACACGTGGCCCAGCACGCCGAGTTCGGGCGCGTCGGTCCACTTCTGCTCAGGGGTCAGCAGCTTCATCGCCGCGCCGTGCGGCATCGGATCGCCCTTCTTGACGCGGGCGAGGATGCGCACTTCCATCAGGCAGGTGTCGGGCGTCTTTCCGGGGCGCCAGCGATAGACGATGTTCGGCATGAACCCGCCCCACGGCGCGAAGTTGGGGAACACGTTGTACACCAGCCCGTCGAGCAGTTCGGCATCGGTCGCGTGATCGTGATCGTAGCCGGTTTGCGCGGTATAGCCCGCGCGCATGGCGGCGCCCAGCGCGGCGCGCGCGGTCATGCCGTCGGGCACGGTCACGGCAAACGGATCGGCACCCTCATAGTTGTCGCCCGAGCGGCCATTGTATTTCACGAACTCGTCGACGATCCACTGCTGGGTCTTGCCCTCGGGATCGACATGCGGGCTCATCACGCCGAACGGGGTGTGATTGACGTTCACGTTGTCGCCGTAGATCCAGTAGGCGGCGTTGGCATCGCCGGTGAACGGCAGCAGTTGTGGGTGGGTCACCACCGTGTGCCACGCTTCCATGAACGCCTCGGCGGTGACTTTCCAGTTGGCCTTGACCTCTTTGGCCACCCAGATCACCGTGGTGCATTCCTCGTGCCGCCAGCGCTTGAAGAATTCGGGCAGTGGGGCGAGGTATTCCTCAAGGCTTGGGCCGCCCTTTTCCTCGCGCAGGAAGATGTAGCCGCCCCAGCGGCCCACTTCGGCCTCGGGCAGGGCCATCTTGTCTGCCTGCAGGTGCTTGAAATCCCACGAACAGGGCATGCCATCGAAGCTGCCGTCCTTGTTCCAGGCAAAGCCGTGGAACGGGCAGGTGAACTTGTCGGCAGTGCCATCTTCGGTGCGCAGCTTGCGCCCGCGGTGCAGGCAGACATTGTGCATCGCCTTGACGCTGCCGTCTTCCTGACGGCTGATCAGCCATGACCGGCCCGCGATCTCGAACACGGTGTAATCGCCCGCTTCGGGAATATCCTCTTCGCGCGCGGCGAACTGCCAGACGTGGGGCCACATCTTTTCGCGCTCAAGCCGGGCGAAGTCCTCGCTGGTGTAGCGACTTGCCGCCAGCGGTTCCGAGCCGCGATACTCGTAGCTTTCCGTGGTGAGCATGGCGGGCGCGGGGCGCGAATCCTGCTCCAGCAGTTCCAGCCAGCTGATCGCCTCGCATCGTCCCTTGCCGCCGCCCATGTTGGGATCACTGTCAGCCATTATCGATTCCTCGCCCCACGATGCTTGCAAAGCTGCCATTTCGGCATTGCTGCCGGTTTTGACCCGCGCGCGGACGTGAGTCACCTTGCTGAAAGCATAGGTTGTCACGTTCGCGGGGGCGCGTAACCACTGTCTTCATAAATTCATGCGGATTCTCGCGGGAGAGAACTTTTGTCAAAGAGGCTTGAAGGCAAGGTCGCGCTCGTTACGGGCGGCACCACCGGCATCGGCGCGGCTGCGGTCGCGCGGTTGAGCGCCGAGGGCGCGAAGGTGTGGTTCACCGGATCGAAGGAAGAGGCCGCCGCCGCGCTGGTCGCGGAAACCGGCGCGGTGTTCCGCAAGCACCGCGTGCAGGACGCAGCGGCATGGCCGGTTCTGATCGACGAGATCATCGCGGCGGAAGGCCGCCTCGACATCACCTTTGCCAATGCCGGGATCGAAGCGGGCGACGGTTCCATCGAAGACGTCAGCCTCGAAGGCTGGAGCAACATCATTGCGGTCAACCAGACCGGCGTGATGCTGACCGTGCAGAATGCGATTCTGGGCATGAAGCGCAACCCGGACGGGGCCAAGGGCTCGATCATCATCAATTCCTCGATGAACGCGACGCGGCCCTTGGGCAATTACGTCGCCTATTCGGTATCCAAGTCGTCTGTCTGCGCGCTCGCCAAATCGGCGGCGGTGCACTGCGGCCAGCAGGGCTATGCGATCCGCGTCAACGCGATCCTGCCCGGCGTGGTCGAAACCCCGCTGATCCAGAACATCATGAACGCGCAGCCCGATCCGGCAGCTGCGCGCGCGATGTATGAAGGGATGGCGCCGATGAAGCGCATGGCGCAGCTGAACGAAGTGGCCGGACTGGTGGCCTATCTTGCCAGCGACGAAGCCGGGTTCATTTCCGGCGCAGAATACGCAATCGACGGTGCGACGACCGCCGGAATGATGGGGGTTTGAATATCATGGAGCTTTCTGCACAGCGCCTCAAGGGCCGCGTCGCTTTCGTATCGGGCGGCCTTCGCGGCATCGGCCTTGCCTGCGCCGAGCGCTTTCTGGCCGAGGGTGCCGAAGTCGTGCTTTCGGACCTCGATGCCGCCGATAGCGATACTGCGCGCGACGTCATGGCCAAGCTGGGCCAGGCCGCCAGCTATGTTTCGGCCAACGTGGCCAAGGAAGAGGACTGGGAGCGCGCGGTCGCACTGGTCAAGGAACGCCACGGCAAATGCCACATCCTGGTAAACAACGCCGGGATCGATCTGACCGGGCCGGTCGAGGAGCTTTCGATGGAAGGCTGGCGGCGGATCATGTCGGTCAACGTTGATGGCGTGTTCCTCGGCACCAAGCATTTCGTGCCGCTCATGGCGGAAAGCGGCAAGGAATTCCGCGGCGGGGCATCGATCATCAATGTCAGCTCGATCATGGGCCTTGTCGGCATGAACGAGGTTTCGGCTTATAACGCGAGCAAGGGCGCGGTGCGCCTGTTCACCAAGGGCATCGCCATCGAGTTCGCGCAGAAAAAGATGCCGATCCGCGCCAATTCGCTGCATCCGGGCTTTGTCGAGACGCCATTGCTCAAGGCTGGCTTCCAGCGCTGGGTCGATCAGGGCTTTGCCGAAAAGCCCGACGATCTGGTGGCGGGCGTGGTTGGCATGACGCCGATCGGACGCCTTGCGCAGCCAAGCGAACTCGCCAGCGCCGCCTACTTCCTCGCCAGCGAGGATTCCAGCTACATGACCGGCACCGAACTGGTGATCGACGGGGGATACACCGCACAATGATCGGACTTGATAACGTTGTCGCCGTCGTCACCGGTGCGGCAGGCGGGATTGGCCGCGAACTGGTCAAGGCGATGAAGGCGGCGAATGCTGTCGTGATCGCCACCGATCTCGCGCCCGAGGCGACAATCGAAGGCGCGGACCATTATCTGCAACACGATGTGACCAGCGAGGCCGACTGGAAAGCCGTCGCCGCGCTGGTGCAGGAAAAGTATGGCCGTCTCGATGCACTGGTCAACAACGCCGGCTATTCCATCGTCACCAAGTTCGACGAGACGCCACTGGCCGATTTCCACCGCGTGAATGCGGTGAACGTCGATTCGATCATCATCGGCACGCAGGTTCTGCTGCCGCTGCTGCGCGAAGGCGGCAAGGCCCGGTCCGGAGGGGCGTCCATCGTCAACTTCTCCAGCGTGGGCGGCCTTCGCGGCGCGGCATTCAACGCGGCCTATTGCACCAGCAAGGCGGCGGTGAAGATGCTGTCGAAGTGCCTCGGCGCCGAATTTGCGGCGCTGGGCTACAACATCCGCGTCAACTCGGTGCATCCCGGCGGCATCGATACTGCCATGCTCGGCTCGATCATGGACCGATATGTCGAACTGGGCGCAGTGGCATCGCGCGAAGTGGCGATGCAGGGTATCGTCGCCAATCACCCCATCGGCCGCATGGGCCGCCCCGATGAAATGGCGGGCGGCGTGGTCTATCTTTGTTCGGAATCGGCCAGTTTCGTGACTTGCGCCGAGTTTCTGATGGATGGCGGCTTCAGCCAGATCTGATTGCGTGCCAGCGCCGGAGGGGTATTTCTCCACTGGCGCTGGCACGCGGCTTTTGCAAAACCGCGCGCATGGCACAGATCACCCGCGCGACGAAGGCACTGGACGAGGCGGGGGTAGCCTTCGCGCTGCGCAGTTATGCCTATGATCCCTCGGCAGACAGCATCGGCCTTGCCGCCGCGCTCGCGCTCGGCGCCCCACCTGCGCAGGTGTTCAAGACGCTGATGGTTCTGGCAGACGGCAAGCCTGCCTGCGCTATTGCACCAAGCGACGGTGAAGTCTCGCTCAAGCGCGTGGCCGCTGCGCTGGGCGCAAAAGCCGCAGAGATGATGCGCCCCGCCGACGCCGAGCGGATCACTGGCTACAAGGTGGGCGGGATCAGCCCGTTCGGGCAAATGCGCCACGTGCCCGCTGTGCTCGATGAAACCGCGCTGCTGTGGGACGCGATCTTCGTCAACGGCGGGCAGCGCGGGCTGCAGGTTCTGGTGAGCGGCGAGGATGCGGCGCGCGTGCTTGGGGCGGTGGTGGCCGATATTGCGGCCTGATGCGCGCGCGTCCTTCGACAGGCTCAGGACGAACGGGGGTTGGGCAGGGTTTATCCCCGGCCTCGCCCGGTTCGCATGACATTCCCCAAACCCGTTCGTGCTGAGCCTGTCGAAGCAACGCGCACGCCGCAGGGGCATGGCTCAGCATAGGCTACCGCGTCAGGTAACCGCCCTCGACCGCGAGGCTGTGGCCGGTGACATAGCTCGAGGCGTCCGAACACAGCCAGGCGCTGGCTTCGGCGACTTCCTCGGGCTTGCCGATACGATTGAACAGGCTGAGCGCGGGCGCGTACTGTTCGACGGTGAAGCCATTGGCGTCGAGCGCGGCGCGGAACATCGGGGTGTCGATCGCGCCGGGCAGGACCGCGTTCACGCGGATGCCGCGCCCGGCATATTCGAGGCTGCCGGTCTTGGTCAAGCCGATCACGCCGTGCTTTGCGGCAACGTATGCGGCGTTGTTTGGTTGCGGGCGCACCGAACTGACCGAGCCGATGTTGACGATCGAGCCGTGACTGCCTTGTGCCAGAAGCTGCCGGATCTCGTATTTCATGCAGAGCATGACCGAGCGCAGATCGACATTCAGCACCTTGTCGAACACCGCCATGTCGGCTTCGTGGATCGGCAGGGTATCGGGCGTGATCGCGGCGTTGTTCACTGCGCAATCGAGGCGGCCATAAGTGGCAACCGTCTCGGCCAGTAGCGCCTCGACCTCGCGCTCGTCCGCCACGTTGGTGACGACCGCGTGGGCAGTGCCGCCCGCGTCGCGGATCGCAGCGACCGTCTCGGCGGCGGTGGCGGGGTTGATGTCCGAGACGATGACCTTCGCCCCGCGCGCGGCGAGAAGCTGCGCGGTGGCGGCGCCCATGCCGACCCCTGCGCCGGTTACGATGGCGACCTTGCCTTCAAGGCTGACGAGATTGGGGTTCATTGGGCTGCTCCTGCGGCGATCCACTGGCGGATCATGGTGATCTGGGTTGCGGAAAGAGGCGCACCGCCGAACGGCATCTGCGCGCCCGAACCGCCCTGCGCGATGTGCGTGCCCTCGAGTTTCATCACGAGGTAGCTCTTGTCCGGCTCGCCGGGCGCGACGCGCATGATTGCGGGCGCTTCCTGCGATGGCTGGCTGACGAGGAAGCCGATGGCCGCATCGCCGACCAGTGACATGTTGCCTGCCTCTTCACCGGTGAGGTGGCAAGTGGCGCACTGGCTTTCGAGCAACGGCACGATGTCTGCCTGATAGGACGGAGCAGGCGTGACTTCGGCCTTGGCCGAGCAGGCGGCGGCGATCAGGGCAGCTGCGGCCAGCGCGATGACTCTCATGCCTTCACCGCGTGTTTCGCCGCGATATAGCCGAACGTCACGGCCGGGCCGATGGTGCCGCCCGCGCCGAGATAGGCCTGTCCGGTCGGCGCCGCAATGCAATTGCCTGCGGCATAAAGTCCGGGGATCGGCTGTCCGCCCGCCGCCAGCACTTGCGCATTGGCGTTGATCTGCGGGCCGCCTGCGGTGTCGAGCGTGCCGGGACCGAGGATCAATGCGTAGTAGGGGCCTTTGGCGGCAAACGGGTGCATGGTGTTGTTGGGGTAGGGATTGGCAGGCTGCGCGGTGCCAGCGCGGCGGGCCGAGAACAACAAGTGCCATTCGCGGTCATAGAGATATTTGCCGCGCCCGAATTCGGGATCGACGCCCTTTTTGGCATAGGCGTTGAAGCTGGCGACGGACTGCTTGGCATTGGCCGCAAATTCGGGCGCAAGCCGCGCACCGCCGGTGCGTCCGGTCCACCCCGCCAGTTGCGCGTCGATCTTGCCGAAGACCTCGTCCCAGGTCTGGCCTTCGATCAGGTGGGGCTGTTCCCCCTTGTTCGCGGGGAACGGGAACGCCCCGCCAAAAGCGTCGATGCTGCGTTCGTCGAACAGCATGAACATCAGGTGGTTGGGGTATTCCTCATGGGCCGGGTCATAGGTGAAGTGCGCCTGCGTGCGGTCGTTGTAGTCGCGCTTTTCGTTGACCACGCGCTTGCCGTACTTGTTGACGAGGATCATCGAATCGCCGGGCAGGACGAAGGCGCCAAGCCCTATGCCGCGCGTCTTGAGCGCCTCGCCGAGCACGACCTGCGTGCGCCAGCCAAGGCCCATGTTGCCCATCATCGCGCCCGCTTCCTGCGCAATCGGGATGAAGTCGCCGGTCGATCCGGGGGTTGAGCATGACCCGTAGACGGCGGGTTGGTGCACGTCGCACAGCGCCGCGTTGTGGCTGTAGCCACCGGTGCCGAACACCACGCCCTTGCTCGCCTTGATACGGATGACCTTGTCGCCCTGGACCGCTTCTGCGCCGATCACGCGGCCCGATGCGTCCTTGATCACACGGGTTACGCGGGTGCGCGTCAGGATCGGCACGGCCTTGGCCTTCAGATAGGCGTGCATCTGGCTGGCAAGGCTGCCGCCGCCCTGGGTCGAGCCGGAGCCGGTGGCGGGTTCCAGCGCGCGGCCGGTGGGCACCTTGTTCTCGGGCAAATGGTCGGCATAATCAGGCGCGGGCTTGTCCACCTGGAACAGGCGGAACTGCTTGAACTGCACGGCATCGAGTTCGCGCAAATGATCGACCGCGGCAGAGCCGTGATCGTAGAACGCCTCGACCACGCGGTAGCGGTTTTCGTCGAGGCCGAGGGTGGGGCTTTCAGGATTGTACTGGCGCGGATAGCCGTAGCGCACGGTGTAGCGCAGGGCGTCGTCCTTCTTGTCGTCGATGCCCTGTTCGCGGAAGATGAAGTGGTTGAAAATCCAGGTGACGCCGCCCGATTTGGCCGTGGTGCCGCCAAGGATCGGCATCTTCTCGATCATCATCACCCTGGCACCGGCGGCAAGCGCGGTGACAGCGGCAGTGCCAGCAGCCGCGCCGCTGCCTATGCACAGCACGTCGCATTCATGGTCCCAGCCAGAAGCGGGCGAGTCTGCCGCCTGCGCCGCCGTGGCGATTCCGCCGGTTGCCGCAACGGCTGCAGCAACGCCTGCGCCAGCCAGAACCTGGCGGCGATGAATACCCTTGGTGGGCTGTGTCATGCTGGTGTTCTCCCGTTTTTTATCGTTATGCCAAGCTTGGCCCCGATCCCGCGCGCAAGCGCGAGGGGCCGGGGCAAACTGTGGCGTCAGCGCCGGCCCGCGATGTAATCGTTGATCACTTCGTGGAAGCGGCGGACGCGGGTTTCCTGTTCCGACAGGTAGGCATCGTCATGGCCGAGCGAGTGCAGGCCCTGTTGCTGGGTGACCGCCACTTCCAGATCCTGAATCAGGAAATCGCCCTGCTTGATCTCGGCGGTATAGGCGTCGAAATCGCCGGTCTGGTGCTCGGCATCCTTCCACGGGCGCAGGCCGTAAAGCGTCGGGATCTGCTGGCCTTTGATCTCGGGCGAGAGATACCAGTAATCGAAGGTCGACCAGTTGGGGTCTTCCATGTCGGGTTCGGTGCGGAACACGTGCAGGCCTTCGGGCGTGCCGGTGATGGTGAAGTTGGGAAAGCAGGTGTGGTGGAACTGGTCGGTCAGTTCGTCATCGCTCAGCGCGGCAAAGTGCGTGAACCCGCGCTCCGCCCCCAGCTTGCGCCGCGCCTGTTGCAGCGCGATGCGGCCTTCCTGCGCGCGGCCTTCGAAGTCGGCCGGGTCAAGCTCCCATTCCGTCAGCACTTCGGCCCAGAGCGGCTTGATCTGCTGCGCATCGGCATAGCGGCTCGATGGCTGCAGCTTCTCGATCATGCGGTTGTGCCCGCTGGGGTACATCTCGAACACCGTGGCCGAATAGTGATCGTCGATCATCCCTTCGAACTGCGGGTGAACAGACGGGATGTGGTAGCTCTCGTTGAAGTTGTCGGACGCGAACTTCCAGTTGGTGTTGACCCGCAACGTGCGCCACACGACGCGCTTCCAACCCGCCAGATCGCGGTTCTTGAGCAGCGACGGAATCGGCGAGAGGTATTCCTCCAGCGGCACCGCATTGGGATCGAAGCTGTAGAACACGAAGCCGCCCCAGGTTTCGCAGGGCACTTCCTTCATCCGCAGCGTGGCGCAAGGGGAGCCTTGGGGGAAGTCTTCTTCGTCCTGCACGTGGTCGAGTGCGCCGTCGATGTTCCACTTCCAGCCGTGGTAGGGGCAGGTAAAGTGGTCGCCCACGCCGCCTTCTTCCACGCCGACAAGGCGGTTGCCGCGATGGCGGCAGACATTGTGGAACGCGCGGATGCCGCCGTCCTTCTGGCGCACCATGATGACCGACTGGCGCATGAAGTTGTGCGTGATGAAATCGCCCGGCTCTTCAAGCTGCGAGGTGCGCCCGCCGACATGCCAGATGCGCTTCCACATGTGCTCCCATTCGAGCGCGGCAAAGTCTTTCGACCAGTAGCGGTCGCCGGTGATCGCATCGCCGCGCGCCTTGGGAAACTGCGCCTGTTCGTCGGTCGGGTAAGTGGCCCCCGGATTGGGAATTTCGATGTAGGCCGCCATTGGTTCTCTCCAATGAACCGGGCCATCTCCCCATCCGGCCGGGTCGGGTTTCGATTGATTGTTATTTTTTTGAAGAACTTACTTCGCGTTTTCGAGCGTGCCCGAGAGCGGCATCAGGAAATCCATGGTGTAGCGCGTGGCCTTCCAGCCCGCATCGGTGCGGCGCACATCGAAGTAGTAGCGGCCATTGACGGTCACCGCGCGGCCATCCTTGCCCACGCCCATGCCGATCACATAAGCGCGCATCGACGCGGTATCGCCGTCGTATGCGGTGACCGCGAAATTGGTCAGGTAGTGGGCGTGATTGGCCATGTTGGCGAAGACGTTGGTGAAGAATTCGCGGATGCCCTTGTGCCCGACCTGCGGGGTGAGGCCGATGCCCGAAAGATCGAACACAGCGTCCTCGGTGAAAACATCCAGCACCGCGTCGATATCGCTGACGGTGTCGACCGCATGGGCATAGGCGATCATCAGGTCCTGAATTTCGAGACGGTCGTCGATCGGGCACTTCATGGCTTTGATTTTCCTCGATTGTTGGAATGTTTCCCCGGGGAAACATTTTTCGTGCGGCTTGATCCGCTCAGCCAAACAGCGGCCGGATCGGGTCGGTCACGCCGTCCCAATCGGCAGCGCCTTGTGCGATCATCGTGAAGGCGTCGGTCTGCACCCCGTTCTTCTCGACGATCTCGATCATGCAGCCGAGCGCGGGCGCAGTGTCGACATAGCAGAAGCGCATCTCGCCGAACTTGCTGTCGACCGCGACGACGAAGCCCTGATCGACATAGCGCTGGCGGGTGGCGTCGTAGTCGTCGGTATAGATGCAGAAGTGGTGGAAGCCCTGGGTGCCCTTGGCGATGGTGTCGCGGTAGGCGCTCGGGCGGTCGCAGTGCTGCTGGATCAATTCCACCTGCA is from Novosphingobium sp. MMS21-SN21R and encodes:
- a CDS encoding nuclear transport factor 2 family protein, coding for MKCPIDDRLEIQDLMIAYAHAVDTVSDIDAVLDVFTEDAVFDLSGIGLTPQVGHKGIREFFTNVFANMANHAHYLTNFAVTAYDGDTASMRAYVIGMGVGKDGRAVTVNGRYYFDVRRTDAGWKATRYTMDFLMPLSGTLENAK
- a CDS encoding aromatic ring-hydroxylating dioxygenase subunit alpha translates to MAAYIEIPNPGATYPTDEQAQFPKARGDAITGDRYWSKDFAALEWEHMWKRIWHVGGRTSQLEEPGDFITHNFMRQSVIMVRQKDGGIRAFHNVCRHRGNRLVGVEEGGVGDHFTCPYHGWKWNIDGALDHVQDEEDFPQGSPCATLRMKEVPCETWGGFVFYSFDPNAVPLEEYLSPIPSLLKNRDLAGWKRVVWRTLRVNTNWKFASDNFNESYHIPSVHPQFEGMIDDHYSATVFEMYPSGHNRMIEKLQPSSRYADAQQIKPLWAEVLTEWELDPADFEGRAQEGRIALQQARRKLGAERGFTHFAALSDDELTDQFHHTCFPNFTITGTPEGLHVFRTEPDMEDPNWSTFDYWYLSPEIKGQQIPTLYGLRPWKDAEHQTGDFDAYTAEIKQGDFLIQDLEVAVTQQQGLHSLGHDDAYLSEQETRVRRFHEVINDYIAGRR
- the ybaK gene encoding Cys-tRNA(Pro) deacylase yields the protein MAQITRATKALDEAGVAFALRSYAYDPSADSIGLAAALALGAPPAQVFKTLMVLADGKPACAIAPSDGEVSLKRVAAALGAKAAEMMRPADAERITGYKVGGISPFGQMRHVPAVLDETALLWDAIFVNGGQRGLQVLVSGEDAARVLGAVVADIAA
- a CDS encoding aromatic ring-hydroxylating dioxygenase subunit alpha, whose translation is MADSDPNMGGGKGRCEAISWLELLEQDSRPAPAMLTTESYEYRGSEPLAASRYTSEDFARLEREKMWPHVWQFAAREEDIPEAGDYTVFEIAGRSWLISRQEDGSVKAMHNVCLHRGRKLRTEDGTADKFTCPFHGFAWNKDGSFDGMPCSWDFKHLQADKMALPEAEVGRWGGYIFLREEKGGPSLEEYLAPLPEFFKRWRHEECTTVIWVAKEVKANWKVTAEAFMEAWHTVVTHPQLLPFTGDANAAYWIYGDNVNVNHTPFGVMSPHVDPEGKTQQWIVDEFVKYNGRSGDNYEGADPFAVTVPDGMTARAALGAAMRAGYTAQTGYDHDHATDAELLDGLVYNVFPNFAPWGGFMPNIVYRWRPGKTPDTCLMEVRILARVKKGDPMPHGAAMKLLTPEQKWTDAPELGVLGHVFEQDMDNLPYVQDGLHASKTGEVNLGDYQEIRIRQFHQTLDKYLNA
- a CDS encoding SDR family oxidoreductase translates to MSKRLEGKVALVTGGTTGIGAAAVARLSAEGAKVWFTGSKEEAAAALVAETGAVFRKHRVQDAAAWPVLIDEIIAAEGRLDITFANAGIEAGDGSIEDVSLEGWSNIIAVNQTGVMLTVQNAILGMKRNPDGAKGSIIINSSMNATRPLGNYVAYSVSKSSVCALAKSAAVHCGQQGYAIRVNAILPGVVETPLIQNIMNAQPDPAAARAMYEGMAPMKRMAQLNEVAGLVAYLASDEAGFISGAEYAIDGATTAGMMGV
- a CDS encoding ThuA domain-containing protein, yielding MTEEANPPRINCVLICGGVWHDMDFARLELLKLLAEDPSVRTRVFEDYENTAAIAEADILITYTCDVTPSLGAQEALRDWLQAGGRWYALHGTNSVLRLLSEGPNAGLWDAPRWAPLMMDLLGTQFLSHPPIAPYTVTVADPDHPLTQGIEPFETTDELYHMECHGHLHVLLETECTVEGTGFVEAADALGTQPVMYLKDHGAGAVLYNTLGHCRGHYDLQPMLDWWPTVDRCAWDLPVFYDLLRRGIGWLKERPAKG
- a CDS encoding FAD-binding protein, producing MTQPTKGIHRRQVLAGAGVAAAVAATGGIATAAQAADSPASGWDHECDVLCIGSGAAAGTAAVTALAAGARVMMIEKMPILGGTTAKSGGVTWIFNHFIFREQGIDDKKDDALRYTVRYGYPRQYNPESPTLGLDENRYRVVEAFYDHGSAAVDHLRELDAVQFKQFRLFQVDKPAPDYADHLPENKVPTGRALEPATGSGSTQGGGSLASQMHAYLKAKAVPILTRTRVTRVIKDASGRVIGAEAVQGDKVIRIKASKGVVFGTGGYSHNAALCDVHQPAVYGSCSTPGSTGDFIPIAQEAGAMMGNMGLGWRTQVVLGEALKTRGIGLGAFVLPGDSMILVNKYGKRVVNEKRDYNDRTQAHFTYDPAHEEYPNHLMFMLFDERSIDAFGGAFPFPANKGEQPHLIEGQTWDEVFGKIDAQLAGWTGRTGGARLAPEFAANAKQSVASFNAYAKKGVDPEFGRGKYLYDREWHLLFSARRAGTAQPANPYPNNTMHPFAAKGPYYALILGPGTLDTAGGPQINANAQVLAAGGQPIPGLYAAGNCIAAPTGQAYLGAGGTIGPAVTFGYIAAKHAVKA
- a CDS encoding glucose 1-dehydrogenase yields the protein MNPNLVSLEGKVAIVTGAGVGMGAATAQLLAARGAKVIVSDINPATAAETVAAIRDAGGTAHAVVTNVADEREVEALLAETVATYGRLDCAVNNAAITPDTLPIHEADMAVFDKVLNVDLRSVMLCMKYEIRQLLAQGSHGSIVNIGSVSSVRPQPNNAAYVAAKHGVIGLTKTGSLEYAGRGIRVNAVLPGAIDTPMFRAALDANGFTVEQYAPALSLFNRIGKPEEVAEASAWLCSDASSYVTGHSLAVEGGYLTR
- a CDS encoding SDR family oxidoreductase — translated: MIGLDNVVAVVTGAAGGIGRELVKAMKAANAVVIATDLAPEATIEGADHYLQHDVTSEADWKAVAALVQEKYGRLDALVNNAGYSIVTKFDETPLADFHRVNAVNVDSIIIGTQVLLPLLREGGKARSGGASIVNFSSVGGLRGAAFNAAYCTSKAAVKMLSKCLGAEFAALGYNIRVNSVHPGGIDTAMLGSIMDRYVELGAVASREVAMQGIVANHPIGRMGRPDEMAGGVVYLCSESASFVTCAEFLMDGGFSQI
- a CDS encoding VOC family protein, producing MSGIEVTPGQTSPHLMQVAFIVDDVEAAAKAWIKTTGIGPFYMVPHIQLTEMTYRGQPGEGLDFSVALAQSGGMQVELIQQHCDRPSAYRDTIAKGTQGFHHFCIYTDDYDATRQRYVDQGFVVAVDSKFGEMRFCYVDTAPALGCMIEIVEKNGVQTDAFTMIAQGAADWDGVTDPIRPLFG
- a CDS encoding glucose 1-dehydrogenase gives rise to the protein MELSAQRLKGRVAFVSGGLRGIGLACAERFLAEGAEVVLSDLDAADSDTARDVMAKLGQAASYVSANVAKEEDWERAVALVKERHGKCHILVNNAGIDLTGPVEELSMEGWRRIMSVNVDGVFLGTKHFVPLMAESGKEFRGGASIINVSSIMGLVGMNEVSAYNASKGAVRLFTKGIAIEFAQKKMPIRANSLHPGFVETPLLKAGFQRWVDQGFAEKPDDLVAGVVGMTPIGRLAQPSELASAAYFLASEDSSYMTGTELVIDGGYTAQ